The Mucilaginibacter sp. PAMB04168 genome contains the following window.
CGGGTGTTTCTAATTGTATAGCCGAAATATTGCCTCCGTTGCGCGATCCATATTCAGCTGTACAATATCCGCCATTAAAGTATTTGTCGGTGCCGGGAGTAGGTTCCTGCTTGCTCGGTACGGCACGATAACCTTCGTTTTGTAGCAGGGTACCCAAACTTATATCGCCCCTTATTAGTGCCGAAAAAGGCTTTTTTGTACTCAATGCCAAGGCCCTGATGCTGGATTGACTTGCCTTTTTATCAATAGCTGCATCATCCTCGTTCAGTTCGGCCGGGCGCAATAGGTAACCAACCTCAATACGATGTATAGGATGCGCATGCCCATGCATATCAAGATACAGGCCTTTACCAACATGCTGTTTTACTATTTTACGCGCTTTCATTATAAAGCCCTGGTAATCGTTCCAAGCGGCTATAGCATCAGCATTGGTTAAAAATGCATCATCTAAAGAGCGGTTAGGTTCCATTTTTATGCGGTGCAAATTATTAATGATAATGTGCGGGCGTAAGCCAGTAAGCTTTTGAATAGTATCGGCCATTTTTAGAACAAGGTCGGTCACAAAAACGTCCGACTTTAATACGCCTTCCGTACGGTCTGGAATTTCGTTGGGCCTCAACGTGCCTGCATGCGGAGAGGATAATATTATTGGAGAAGCAAGATCGCCCACCACAAACTGTGTGTACCGGTTAGAGCCATAAATAACGGAACCCGGCTTCAGAGTAGCAGTTGTATCAGCTATACAGTGTAAGGCAAGAGCCTTATTAGGGTATGCATATGCAGCAAGGCATGCGAAAAATGCAAGGGTATATTTTATAAAAATTTTCATAAACGGAATAAAGAGGGCATTTGCAGCCTAAGCCACAAATGCCCATATTAACTATTTAACTAACACAAAGTGCAGCATTATTGCATACACCATTAACTTTAAGGATTTTGTTCTATTGATGGATTGCTTTCAATTTCTCTGCGCGGAATAAGAAATTGCCAGCGTACATCGCCTGCAGGAATTGGCGTGGTAATACCTACGGTGGCTAACGCAACGGTAGCACCCGTGCCACTGCGATCGAGCGGGCTATTGGTACGTTTAAGGTCTAAAAACCTAAAGCCCTCACCCCAAAGTTCCACTCGCCTTTGTATCATGATTTCATCAATAAGCGCCTGGCCGGTTTTGGTCGACTTTTTATAACTTGGGTCACGCGCAACAGCTAATGGAAATAAGGCGGTTACCGCAGCATCGTTAAGGCCGGCACGAGCATTGGCCTCAGCCTCTATCAAATACATTTCGGCTGTTCGCATGTACGGTATATCGCCTACACTTACGGTTGGATCTTTTACCAGGTACTTACGGTGCTGGTAGCGGGCCTTCCTCTGCGAAGGTTCGGGCTGTCCGGTTGATGCATTGATAACTCCCGGAAAATTCACGGCATCGGCGGTGGTTCCGTCCCACCACAATTTTTTACGTATATCAGTAGCGGTAATTAAAGCATACAGTTTAGAATTGATAAGCTTTGGATTTGGACGAGTATGCGCCGAATTAAAATTGGCCGACATGTAGGCAAAGAACGAACCGTAAGTAGGTAGTTGATCGGCCAGTTGATTTGCTCCCCACATCCACTCTGCATTCGCCAGGTTATTGAAACCGGAAAAATAATCGGCAGCCGACATCAGGCTGCTGCCGGCACGTGCCTCTGCAGCATACTTAGCGGCGTTTGGCCAGTCTTGCATGGTTAAGGCAACACGGGCTCTTAAACCTTTGGCTACATTTAAATCAATATGTGTTTTGTAAGCACGCGCACCTGCAGAAGACAAACTCGTTATAGCGGCATTTAGATCGGTAGTTATCTGCTTATATACATCCTCAACAGAGCTTCGTGGCTGTGCATCCAACGAGTTGGTTAGTAAAATCGGGATGCCCGGCTGCGAATTAGGTACCGTAGTTGCATCGTAGCGTTTGCCAAAAAATTGTACCGATTGGTAATGTGCCCAGCCGCGTAAAGCCAATGCCTCACCTTTAATGGCTGCCTTTTCGGCTGCTACGCCATCCATATCGTCAATACGGCTCAATATCATATTAGCATTGGCAATAATCTTGTAAAAGAATCGGTACGAAAAGTAGTTCAGGTCGCTTGAAACACTTCGGTGATCGGTCCACCGTAAACCACCTCTGAAGTAAACCGTTCCGGCTGCAGAATGCACAATATCCTCACCCATAAAATCAGAAAATATCATCAGTGCCGGAAAACCATCCTGTTCCTGATCGGAATACTGCATATACATGGCCCGGTATATACCGTTTAAAGCCACACGAGCATTGGCAACGGTACTTAAAGCGTCGGCTTCTGATACCTGATCAGAAGGCTTGGTATCTAAATATGTTTTTTTACAAGATGCAAACGCAGTTAATATCAATAACAGTGCGTATTGGGTTAATCTTTTTAATTTCATTGCACTTTATATTTATAAGGTTACATTTAAACCAAGGCTAACCACACGAGCCGGGGCATACGTGTATGATGGCGCACCTGTAAAAGTTTGAGTTGGATCGAGGCCTTTGCGGGCTGTGGATATAAACAAGTTTTCGCCGCTTACGTACACCCGGGCATTTTGTATTCCGAGCCTGTTTGACAGGGTTTTGCTTATGTTGTAATTAAGGGTGGCAGTGCGCAGGTTTAGGTATGAGGAATTCACCAGCCAGCGGTCGCTATCGTACATGGTTGCACCTGTTATGCGGCGTGGCACGTCGGTTTCATCGCCAGGATTTTGCCAGCGTTTTAATGCATCTACATGCAGTGCCCGGCCGTAAGTACCCTGATACATTAACGATTGATAATCACTATCGAAAGTTTTACCACCCAACTGGTAAATCATTTGCACCTGTAACGAAAAGCTTTTATAAGTAAATGTATTGCTGATACTGCCATAAACCTTAGGTATAGCACTACCGGTGTAGTGATATTTGGCATTGGTTGCACTGGTGGTAAGGGTATCGGTGCCAATATAAACCAAACCCGTGGTGGCCTTAGTGTTTTCGGCAAAATACAGCTCACGACCATCGGCCGGGTTTACACCGTACCAATCGCGTAACCAA
Protein-coding sequences here:
- a CDS encoding RagB/SusD family nutrient uptake outer membrane protein, with protein sequence MKLKRLTQYALLLILTAFASCKKTYLDTKPSDQVSEADALSTVANARVALNGIYRAMYMQYSDQEQDGFPALMIFSDFMGEDIVHSAAGTVYFRGGLRWTDHRSVSSDLNYFSYRFFYKIIANANMILSRIDDMDGVAAEKAAIKGEALALRGWAHYQSVQFFGKRYDATTVPNSQPGIPILLTNSLDAQPRSSVEDVYKQITTDLNAAITSLSSAGARAYKTHIDLNVAKGLRARVALTMQDWPNAAKYAAEARAGSSLMSAADYFSGFNNLANAEWMWGANQLADQLPTYGSFFAYMSANFNSAHTRPNPKLINSKLYALITATDIRKKLWWDGTTADAVNFPGVINASTGQPEPSQRKARYQHRKYLVKDPTVSVGDIPYMRTAEMYLIEAEANARAGLNDAAVTALFPLAVARDPSYKKSTKTGQALIDEIMIQRRVELWGEGFRFLDLKRTNSPLDRSGTGATVALATVGITTPIPAGDVRWQFLIPRREIESNPSIEQNP